The Mycolicibacterium aurum genome segment ACCCGGCGATCGCGGACGCGGTACCCGCCCACCACAACGGCCTGCGCACCAGGGTCGTGAACATCACCGGGCTGACCCCGAGTTCGGCGGGTACGTCGAGTGTCGCCCGCTGCCGCACCACGATGCCGACGGCGAGGAAGACCGCGGCAAGGAACGCCAGCAGCACGGTAAGACCATGGCCGATCACCCGACAAGGACAGCACACATCGCGGTGCCTCGCCCAGTCCGGCCGGTCAGCGCGGCAGGCTCACTGCCCGACGACGCGCAGATGCGGGGGCGAGGTGGGCTGCGGAGCGCTCGTCGGCGCGATCTTGTCGTTGACCCGGGCCACCGCCGAGTCCACCCGGTGCACGGCACGGTCACACAGGCCACTCACCCGGTCCCCCGCGGCGTCCACGTCGTCGGCGGCGCTGCGCAGGTAGGCGCGGACGTTGACCCGGAGCCGTTCGCCCGCGATGCGCAACCTGCGACGGAGCCGGTCGTCGATCTCGACGCTGACGTAGGGCAACACCTGAAGCTTCATGTGCGCGTCCCCCTCTTCGTGGATGCCTGCGCCCAGCCTAGCGGGGAGCCCGCGCAACCTGCACCAGTGCGCGCCCCGCGGTCTCCTTCACGGTCAGGACCGTGACCAGCGAGATGACGGCCGCCCCCATCAGGTAGAAGGCGGGCGCGATCGGGTTGCCGGTGCCGGCGGTCAGCCAGGTGACGACGTAGGGCGTGGTGCCGCCGAAGAGCGCGACGCACACGTTGTAGCCGACGGAGAACCCGCTGAACCGGACCCGGGTGGCGAAGAGCTCCACCCCGGCCGACACCGCGGACGAGATGTACACCGACGCGATCGCGGCGAGCACGCAGTGCGCGATGACGGCCGCGGTCAGCGACCCGGAGTTCAGCAGCACGAACAGTGGGTAGCCGAGCACCGCGAACGCCGCCGCGCCGCCGACGAGCAGCGGCCGTCGGCCGACCCGGTCCGACAGTGCGGCCATGGGCAGGATCAGGATCAGCGCCACCAGGCAGGCCAGCGTGACGGACACGAACGCGTCCGACTTCGTGAACTTCAGCGTCTTGATGAAATATGTTGGCAGGAAGGTGAATACGACGTAGTAGCCGATGTTGAACACGACGAAGAGGCCGATCACCTGCAGAATCTGCCGCCAGGACGTGGTGACGGCTTCCCGCAGGGGTGAGTCGGCGGTCTCGTCGGCCTCGTCCAGTTCGGCGAAATGCGGGGTGTCGCCGAGCCGGAGCCTGATGTAGAGGCCCACCAGACCGAGCGGCCCGGCGATCAGGAACGGGATCCGCCAGCCGTAGCTGTCCATCGCCTCCGTGGACAGCACAGCCTGCAGCACGGTGACCGTCACCGAGCCGAGCAGAAAGCCGAGGACACCGGACCACGCCATGAACGTGACGGTCAGGCCCCTGCGCGCATCACCGGCGAACTCCGCCAGGTACACCGCGCCGCCGCCGTACTCGCCGCCCGCCGAAAAGCCCTGCAGGCACCGGAAGAGCAGCAGCAACAGCGGGGCGCCCAGGCCGATCGCGTCGTAGGTGGGCAACAGACCGATGCACAGCGTGGCTGCCGACATCAGCAGGATCACGATCGCCAGCACCTTCTGCCTGCCGATGCGGTCGCCGAGCGGCCCGAACACGATGCCGCCGAGTGGGCGCATGAAGAACGCCGCGGCGAAGATGGCGAACGTGTTGAGTAGGGCGGCGGTCTCGTTGCCCGACGGGAAGAAGTGGGCGGCGATGAACGTCGCGAGGAAGCCGTAGATGGCGAAGTCGAACCACTCGACCGCGTTGCCGATCGACGCCCCGGTCACCACCCGGCGAATGTCGGATTCCTGCCCCGTGTGCATGTCGAACTCCCGAAATTAAGCGTGGCGCTGAGCATTTCGCTTATCGCGCGACGGTTATCGCGGCGCTGTGGGCAACATAGCGCGCGGCAGCCGGGTCAGGTGCGCAGGCCCCGCTTCGCGGTCTTGAGCTGCTCGGCTGCCTCCTTGGCCGCCTTCTTTCCCGCGGTGTAGGCGTCGTCGGCGGCTGTGAATGCCTGCTCGGCGGCGGCCATGGCCTGCTCGGCGGCGGCCAGCCGGCGCTGTGCGTCCTGGCGCCTGAGCCGGGCGGTGGACAGATCGGACTGCAGCTCACCGAGGGCCCGGTCCGCATCCGCCTTGGCCCGTTCGGCAGCCGCGACGGCGGCGCGGGCCTTCTGATCCTGCCGGTCTGTCGCGGGGGGCCGCGCAGGCGGTTCCGGCTTGGGCGCGGCCGCCTTCTTCTTGGCAGCGGTGGAAACCGATGCGGTGAACACGAATTCACCGAATCCGGACCATTGCTCGGCCTTGGTGAGCCGGCCGAGGCGCCCGGCGACGTCGGGGTCGGCGATCGCGGCCTGCAGCGTGGCGGTGACGTCGTCGCGCAGCGCGGCCGACGGCGATCGGATCCCCGCCTGTTTCATGGCGGTACGGGTGAGATCGTCGACGACCTTGCGCTGCTCGGCGGTCAGCGCCCTGATGGCCTC includes the following:
- a CDS encoding MFS transporter, which gives rise to MHTGQESDIRRVVTGASIGNAVEWFDFAIYGFLATFIAAHFFPSGNETAALLNTFAIFAAAFFMRPLGGIVFGPLGDRIGRQKVLAIVILLMSAATLCIGLLPTYDAIGLGAPLLLLLFRCLQGFSAGGEYGGGAVYLAEFAGDARRGLTVTFMAWSGVLGFLLGSVTVTVLQAVLSTEAMDSYGWRIPFLIAGPLGLVGLYIRLRLGDTPHFAELDEADETADSPLREAVTTSWRQILQVIGLFVVFNIGYYVVFTFLPTYFIKTLKFTKSDAFVSVTLACLVALILILPMAALSDRVGRRPLLVGGAAAFAVLGYPLFVLLNSGSLTAAVIAHCVLAAIASVYISSAVSAGVELFATRVRFSGFSVGYNVCVALFGGTTPYVVTWLTAGTGNPIAPAFYLMGAAVISLVTVLTVKETAGRALVQVARAPR
- a CDS encoding TolC family protein, which encodes MGFAVEEALDRLYAAKPEDFTAVRGELTAAAKDAGDRDAAARIGGARKPTAAAWVVNALTLGGSAKDTLSDLGSRLREAHGAMDGEAIRALTAEQRKVVDDLTRTAMKQAGIRSPSAALRDDVTATLQAAIADPDVAGRLGRLTKAEQWSGFGEFVFTASVSTAAKKKAAAPKPEPPARPPATDRQDQKARAAVAAAERAKADADRALGELQSDLSTARLRRQDAQRRLAAAEQAMAAAEQAFTAADDAYTAGKKAAKEAAEQLKTAKRGLRT